tttattttttttttcattaaaacatGTTTTTTATGTTGAATGTAACGAAAGTCAAAAACATGAAATTTCAAGTTAATGAAAAAAACTGCTTTGTATAGGAAATTGTGAGGTCCTATTATGTATGtatcttttaaagtatatattacatTTAGTATAATAGTAACAAAACTATCCTATTTGGGTCTCTTTCAACTTCCTTCTGCtctccttttgtatttttattttattttttttttaagaccaaaCTTTTCCATGCTGGATATAAGCCTTGTAGTggtgtttactttttttccaattagtaattatttttttcaaaatttgtttcagtaaaatttaacaaaaataggCATATTTAGGAAAAGTGAGATAACAGCTATAATAGCACTTGCCCCTTAATTGAAGTGCTCATGCTTTCCTTTTTAATGTGGTTTTGAGCCCAGATAGTAACTAATGTAATAGCCATTTACATTCAGGCAATTAATGTACTTCTCAAAACATCAGCATTTTCAGGAGAATAGGGAGACATGGGAGGTGGTAATCCTAAAGAAAATAGTAGAGGCCAGCCTTCAAAGAAAGGTCACATAATTCAGTATAGGCTTATCTAGTTCTGAAACTGGGAGAAGTGGTCAAAGGTTATACATATGGTTTAGTGACATTTTAggtacaattccaaattgctttccagatgaTTGTATCTATTTAAAAATCCACCAAAACAGGTTTCATCAATGGAAATGATTTCCTATATCCCTGCcaacattcatatttatacagttgtaaaaaacaaacaaacaaaaaaagatgcatGAAAAGGATGCTAAAGATTTGAAAATACTTTTGAATGAAGTTATTATATTATTGGTTTTATGTcactattttgttttggtttttttactttgttataagaGGTCTCTCATGAAGAGGGAGTGATGTTTTAATGTAAAAACatgtcaaataaataataaagcctTGAGCACTTGCAGATGTCAGCAGGGAACATATTAAAATAGACAAGATAGTGGCCATTAAAATATCAAAAGTCCAAAAGTTTCTGAATATTCTATGACAAAGCAAATTGAACTAACACTTGATACAGAGGCTCTTGTATTTTTCCGAAAGAGAATGGAACTGGAACTGGATGTCCCTGAGTATTTTAAGATAGAATAATAtgccacaatattcatataccataacttatttagcaatTCCCTAATGGACATCCATCCGgatattcactcagtttccatccttgcttctacaaaaagggatgccaatgtattttcttttaaattattaagtCGAGATACTGAATCAAGAATACTTGAATTCAAGACTCTGAATCCATCTGGGTAACCAAATTGGGTTATTCCATTTGGAAGCAAAACTATAATGGTTATACTGTAATGGATTTGTTCATTAACTGACTCTTTAAAAAGGTTTCCAACTCTGGAGGATTTAGGATGAAAagtcctatccatacccagaaagaACTGAACACAAATTGCaacttataaaaattttttttttggatttttttttttaaggaggggAGATAatatattctttcacaacttgacttatggaaatgttttgcataacttcacatgttcTTTCTAAATATTAGGGAATgagggtggggataagggagagaatttagaactcaaaagttttcaaaaaacaaatgtaaaaaattgttttaaattcaacttgggaaaactaaaaatatGGTTAAAAGTAAAGGTTACCAAAAAAAACTCTTATGAGTAAGTTTGGAAGCATCTGTGTGGACCCCCAAGGGAACTGATgatattcatccatccatcctttcatctatctatcctattcatgaaaaaaatatatatatatgtatatataagataatCCCTTTTCTTAGAGAGCTCATTGTCTACTGACAAGTGATTGTGGGAGAGCAGGTACAAATAAATGTATTagtaattatttaaatgaataagGAATGCAAAATACTAGTTAATATGAAGGCAAAATCATTTTCATCTGGGACATCCTCACTCAACTTTAACaagtttaataaaaaataatttcatagccTTATAGCTACGGTTATCTTATGATCGAGCATGGGAATGCTATCTTTTGGGGCTGAAAGCTCCTTTTTTTGgtgatttcttctttccctttaagGCTGCCCCTATTCAGTGTGACTTGATTCCATTTGGATAAAATAttggtggaatttttttttttctttacacagGATTAAGTTCACAGATACCTTCTGGGCTCCCTCTGGAAAAGCTTTCCTTTTATTAAACTAGCAGAATGTTACTAAGACTGGGCATCTGGGAAAAAAGGGTCATGACAACACTATTAAGTGTTATCAAGTCTTCTCCAAGGCTGAGCCACCTGTCAATCCTAAGATAAATTCCTTTGCCGGGGAGAACTATTTCCTGGGACTGAGTTTAGTGTTGAAGTAACTTAAGGGGTAACTTCACATATATATACCGACCTAACTACCACTTGCAAGATTCCCTTAGCCTTAGGACTTGGGAAGAAACAGAAAACTTTGGCCTCTTTTATCTTTGTCCCCAATACTCCTCTGGTAATTCTAGTAGTACAAAAAGGACCTAGATGAGAAGCCAATGCTGCTCTTTAATATACTTGAAGCacattggaatattttttttttttttaccattcctGCCAGATTACAGGAGAGCAGAGATTTCCTATATATTCCTATTATACCATCTTGAGATACCTACCTGGCAGTGCATTAATACTTTTATATTAATGTGTTAATAacccaagttatttttaaaaatgaatcaagGCAGATCCTATtgattcacttaaaaaaaataacttgaaacATCTATTACCTTTATTGCCTTTCTCctaaaaatacaagtaaaaactaaaatcaaattcttatattttaagTGGCAGGTATTTCATTTTCAGTCCCTTGCACTTGGTATAGTTCATTTCTGAACTGATATTTAGTATACGGTTACATATTAGTTGTTTTACCTATCCACCTTTTTCTTAAGCCAAGAGATAAAGGTATATATTACATGTTTGTGTATGGTAAGGAATAAAAATCTTCCAAAATCTTCTCATTATTTGTTTCTTAAACCTGAAGCTCTCCTAAACCTTGCCTATAGTACTAATGACACTAAGCGAGTAGTGTTATCAGCAATGGATATAATCAaaggggaacaaaaaaaaaagcccagccTGACAATTTTTTCAActtgaataatattttctttatttacaagTTAGAATCAACAGACACATGGAAAAGGTAGAGGACTTAGCTCAAAAAGACTCTTGGAGAGAGAAGGTATGACCCCAAGGGCCCTAACAAAATAGGATGTAGGGataggtagaaaaaaaaagtaaaaaacaaaacaaaaccaaaaaaaaaaaaaaaaaacaaaaccaaaaaacaaaacaaaacaaaccaaaaaaacaaaaccaaaaaaaaaaaaaaaaaaacaaaaaacaaaacaaaacacaaccaaacacaacaaaaaaaaaaaaaccaaacaaacaaacaaaaaaaagctccCCTCTTTACCTCCCCCAATTCTAGGGGAACCCCCCAGCCCCACCTCCCCCAACCCTgcaccatttaaaataaattaaaacaaataacttCAAGAACAGGGCCCTTGGAGGGGAGTAGGCAGCTGGTAGTTGTGGCCTCAGGCTTTTAGCCCAACCTTAATACCTACCCAAGACCCCTCCCCACAAGTCAGTCTATTTTAAATGGGGAGCTTCAAGCCCAAGGGGAATCCCCTCTTCCTGTCCCTTGAAGCCCCTCAGGGGGAACTGTCCATGTATCCCTCCCCCCTTGCAGAGCCAGCTCTCCCACACAGAGGGAATGGGATGAGGAGGGAATCCAATTAGAAGGAACCTCTGGAGAGGGCTAGGGGAATCCGGTCCTGCAGAGCCTCCTGCCCCATTGCTGCCTGGTCCCTTAGCCTGAGTCAGAGTCACTGGTAtcagaagaagaagatgatgaagatgatgagcTGGAGTCTGAGCTGGAACTTGAGGCACTGAGGCGTGATACTGCCACCTGCTGCGCTGACTCCACTTTCTCGCTTGCTATAATATGAAAGGTAACATGGGAGTGAAGGTGACCCCAGTAGTGATGTTAATAAAAACTCATGTAAGGGAAAGTTACCCCATACAATTCATCTCCCTCTGCTTGTGCTCCTTACTCACCCTTCTTTGGGGGCTTCTTGGTAGAATTAAGCTGACCACTCACATCCTGTAGCCGCTTCTCaagttctcttttcttctccagagttAATTCCTCCTTCGTCTTACCCACAGGTTTTTTGATAGCTAGAAACAGAACGAGAAGTTTATCTCAGGCCCCTGGCCCCTCCAAACTTCCCCTCCTATGACCCTTGACTCATTTTCTAGCAGACTAGAACTGCCTTCACCAGCAGCCCACAGTTCTCAGGTATATAGTATCTCTCCTACACACTCACTATAAGGTTTCCTTGGCTTCTTCCGCAAACAGGAAAGAACATAGCGCTCAAGTTCTCGAAGTGTGGATGGTTTGAGAGTCTCAAAATCAATTTCAATCTCTTCAGGGTTTGAGTCACGGAGTGAGGGTTCTCGGGCCTGGATGATGTGTACTACACGACCTAGCTTCTCTCCAGGTAACTTATTGATATCCAGGCTCAGCTGTCGTTTTTCATCATAACTCATGGGTCggctctcttcctcttcctctgaaTCATAAGCAGCAGTTGTTGGTGGTGGAGCTGTCTTCATCGCCTTCTTTGGAGGCCTAAAGAGAGGGAACAAAGTACACTAATACCCagcaaaaaaatcaaagttcATCATTCACCCTTCCTTGTCCTAAGTACTTCTCTCACCTTCAAAACAAAAGCTGATGGTGGAATAGTATATGTAGATGGGAAACAGATGAAATCTAAGCATCTAAACATGCAAGTCCAACTAGAGACAGCACACTTCACTCTAAATCCTAATTGGCCACTAATTTTCTATCTGGGACCCTCACCTGGTGGTACCACTTCCAGGAAGACCAAAGCTGGGAGGCCCTGCTGCCCCAGGACCACTGCTGCCACCACCACCTGCCTTCTTTGAGGATTTCTTGGGTGGTGGTGGGCGAGGCAGCCTGGGACTCTTATCACCTTCATCCAATCGCCCCCGATGCTTTTCTGCCTTccgcttcttcttcttttccttcttttctcgtTTCCGTTTAGGCTTGGAAATTGGCCCCTGGGATAAGGCAGCCAATTGTTCATGCACTGCCCGAAGCTTgtggtagggaaaaaaaaaatgcaagggaGAAAAACCATTACTCAACTGATTAATATTAGTGTGGAATCAAGGCAAGGAAACATCCCTCCACCTTAATAACAatgtaaattctatttttataaaaaccGTCAGAAATGCACAATACCTGTTCCTGTAACTCAGCCAATCTGTTGGCCCTCTCTTCTTCTGAGTCTGagctttcagtttcttcttcttcctcttcctcctcttcttcctcctcttctgaaGAACTTTCACTACTACTCTCCTCACTAGAGGACTCAGAAGATGATTTAGCCAAGCCAGGGGGAAGAACAGTTGAGGCAGGTAAGGGTCCTGGCTCCAATGGTTCATCAGGCATCTTGGCATATCGAAATTCAAACACATCCTGAAGACAAAGATAAACATATCCTAGTGGGGGGACTGGAGATAGCACCTTCAACTGTTCACACCCAGGCACCGACCATTATCACACACATATTCTGCTATTAAAAGCTTCTGTGAAACGGAAAAAGTCATCAAGGGAATGCTGCCCACATTCATCCTCAATTGACTCCCAACTCTAAACTTTACCTGTAGCTTTCGTGCCATGGCAACAACATCATGATCAGGAGGGTTATATTTGTAACAGTTGGAAAACATAAGCCGCACATCAGCTGCAAACTCTTGTGCATCCCTGTAATCTCTGTTCTCCATCTTTCGCTATGGGAAGGAAGATTATGTTAAAGGATACCTAAAACTTCAACCTAGGAAAGATAACacacttttttcctcttccttaaaaTGACAGTCCCATATCAGATACAACACAGTAGGGATAGCCTCACCCTTAAGAGAGATTTTCTCCAAGATCTCTAGGTCCACAGTCAAATCTAAATTTGAAGCCAAAGGACTTGGCTGGCTGAGGGCTATCATGTCTGCAAGTTATCTTTCTAGATAACTTTAACAAAAGGTCTGAGACTAAGACATCTAATTATCCCTCTtattatatattcctttctacttttttttttcaaccaatgCATACATTGCACTGTTAGCAAAGAAGATAGTTTTCTCTTAAAACCAAACTATTAAACTGAGCTGCTTCAGATAATAGGATATTTGCCTCACACAAAAACCAATTCCTAACTTTTCTGTGCTTTTTAAAAGTCTGGGCAGGCATAGATATATAAACATCTAATTGTTGAGACTGAGTATTCCAAACTATCCCCTAAAGTAGGTACCTTAACAGTGCTGAGGTCCATGGGATGCTTAATTATATCATGGTAGTCATGTAGGCCAAGAGCTGAAGCATCCACAGGCTTATAGAAAGGCCAGGCATAAGCAGCATGTTTTTTGGAAAGAAGCTCTTTTAAAATGCCATTGCAATGTTTCAGTTGCTCTGACAGCTTTCCTTTTTTAGAGCTCTGGTGCTGTTGCTGGGAGTCTGGCAAGTCTTTTCGTGGAGGTTTGATGGGACGGCCACTTTCCCGACGTGTAGGGGGCAGCCTGGCTGCTTTGGGCTCTGGGCCACCCCCAGGGGGGCTGGCTGGGGAACCAGGAGCCAGGATAGCTGTTGGTGTTGGCGTGGTGGTGTCTGCTTTCCGCTTCACCccctttttctaaaagaaaaaaaaggaaggaaatcagAAGGAGGGTGGGTATTTTTTTAATAGTGCACTATTCTACTCCCAACAAGAAATTTGTAGGATCTCACCTTGGTGAGTGGCTGGGCAGTAGGTGCTGCAGAAACTGCTAATAAAGGGGTGCCAGCAGAGTGCAGAGActtgagaaggggagaagagatgaCTGAGCCATGGGGAATGTTCAGGACAGTGGTGGGAATTTCAGGTGATGGGGCATACAAAGGTGTGTGAGACAAAGAAGAGACAGCAGGCACCTGGTGGGCATTGGTGAGGCTGCTCTGAAGTGCtggtgaataaaataaatatattttaaaaaataggtaatAGATGAGCTATTATAAAATTTGTTTCTTGGACTGTGTCCAAGCCATCAGTGAAGTTGGAGTTCATTCTGTTCTACCAGCCCAAATGTCTTTCCACCCCAAACTACCAATCCATGTTACCTGCTAGCTTTGCCCCCTTCTTGTGGCTATTCTTGGGAATGGTCACCACCAGTTCTTGTTCTTCAGATGGCATCAGTGCCACCTTCTGCAAAAAGATCTTTTCTAGTGTCTGTGCCATCAATACAATGTCATCTGTGGGCTATTGGGGAAAAACCAACAATTGTTAGGGGGAATAAAAATTTCCCTCCTTACAAAGCTCCCAGGCCTAGGGAATTATTTAAGAGCCTTGGATGCTTACCTTGATACCTAACTAAGGCAATTCCATGGAGATAAAACAAGTGATAAATTATGGagaaaattcaaggaaaaaattTCCTTTATTGTAAAGATTCCCTAGGATTATAATAATCCCCATTAAGTGTTAACTACTACCTCTGAAAAGTGATTAGCGTTCACTTTTTAGCGcttaaaactttttaatgaaAGTTtaacaaaaaaggggggaaaaaaagcattttgcagTTTAGACTTGCATCCTAATGACTGAGATCCTAGGCAAAATACTTAATTTCTCTATATTTATGTAAGAAATGGCTagaattcaatcatttttttcttttattgctatggTGTCCATAGTCCAGGTCCTTTACTTTAGAAGTGAAAGTTAACCCAGATGGCAAAGCAGAATTTTGGTGAACtaaggaaaaatgagaacatGAGGGACATCTTAAAGGGGGCAGGAAAAGAAGAGAACCCCCTGCTCACAAAGGGAGCGCTCATCTACATACTCCAACCTTCCTGTTAAAGGCCCAACTGGTGGCAATAGAACTTCCCAAATCAGCCTGGAGGAAAGCTGATAGTACCTGGAGCTATTAAATGGCATACATATCAATGGAGGTGGACTCACCTTGTTGTAGATGTAGCAATTGGTGAACATGGTATTGAAATCCTGCATACACTCAGAGGCCAACCAGTAATAGTTGTTTTCCAAGCGTCGTTTGATGGTTCCCATGTCCATGGGTTGCTTGATGATTTTGTGGTAGTCCTAGGGAAAGAAATTGCACATCTCAGAATTAAATGGATCCTCACTTTTCTCTATTCACACTCACACCCTAGGCTTTTAAAGGGCTTACAGCCCTATCCCTAAACTGCGGCCCCCACCCCCAACTATAAGGAGAAAGGTTGGGACTTGATTTCTACCTCCATTAAGTTTCCTATCATTCCCCTAACCACCCTCTTATTCCCATCCCTTTCTGGGAGGTCTGTGACATTACCTCTGGGGCTGGCTATTCCGTGGGCAGCATGAGGGGTAGGAAGAAGCTAAGGATATTAGCCACCGTGGTCCTCTCCCAACCCCAGGCGGGAATCTGCAAAAGGGAGCCAGGTCATAAGTTAGGGAGGGACATATGCTAGGGATGatcaaaggagaaagagaggtaTTCTAAGGCAAAAAAGGATCTAAACTGATcctacaatattttattttaaagtagagTACTTGGGAGAAATCCCATCTTCTAATCATGGGGGATTGATAATACCCTTGGGGGCCGCAGCACCTGTTCTAATATTCCCCCCCCATTCATACAGAATAAGCCCCACCTTATTCCACTTTCTTCTCATCCCAGGCACTCTACTCACCGGCAGGCCCAGTTTGACGGCATCTACTGGCTGCCTAAATGGCCAGGCAAACTGATGCTTCCACAGGGCTTTCATCACCACCTTGTGTAAGTACTGCAACTGATTAGTGACACGACCAGGCTTCTTGGGATTAGATACTTCAGGGGGTGGTGGATTGGCAGGGGGAAGATGCAGAGCAGGCACTGAGGCCATGGTTGGGCTCTCAAATCCTTCATACAACAGAGAAGGTTTCCGGATCCGCTTCCCTGGGGCTGCTGCCTCAGGGCCCAGGCCCAATAGGCCCGCATTCCCCTCCCCAGGGAGCCTGAGGGAGAAAAGATTGAGTTGAGTGAAGGGAATAGTTTAAGCATTCCAATtgagtctgaaaaaaaaaaacaaacaatggaTTATTCCCATTTGGGAATAAAACTACCACAGGTCCAGGGAAATGGGaaattaacatttacaaagtgccTAGGAAGAGCCAGACACTGCActaagagttttacaaatattttcacttGATTTCATTGAATGGTGTATGATCACTTGGATTCAGGCCCAGAGCCCTAGAGAACAAAGCCCATGATATCAAAAAAGGCAGggtactaaaaacaaaaatactctTGTACCCTCTTTGCAGAGGAAAGAAACTCTGGTCAGTTCTGGAAGTGTAAAGTTCACCTTATCACAGATGGTGATAAATaaggaaaagaccaaattaattTAGAAACATGATTTCATTGTTACTTTAAGAGTCTAGCTGTTACAAGTCAAGCAGCATAAACTTTAATACCACCAACAAAAAGGTTCATGAAGTAAGATCAAAGTCAGAGGCAGCAAAAGCAATTCTTATAACtaattccaaaatatattaaCCAAAAAGGCATGACATAGATgtctcttttggaaaaaaaaaaaaaaaaaaaaaagttggtttcGTTAAGCTAATACTGGTAGGCCCTAATTTAGTCCAGGGCTGGAGAATGGGTGAAAATGGCTCCCTTActactatcttttaaaaattgtttagttGAAAAGTGCCTTGTTTGTGCACAATTGTTTCATGTCATGTCCCCTATCAGACTGTGAACTCATTGAGACTATATAtgcagaacttagcacagtgcctgggacataggATCTATAATGCTGATTAACTAGCCTTTTAATTGTTTACAAAACACAACTAGGGCACTGAGGTACACAGCTCCTGGAATAAAATCTTCCTCCAGAGGAATATCTTAAACCAATTACATTTCAGACCCATCAAATTAAATCAAGAACACTATGATTTTGAAGCTTTATTGGAAAGGAAAGGACGTGTACAAGAAAATCACCACAATGAACTATttaactttatatataaaatatatagtatgcTTCCCCACCAAAACACCAAACAAGTCCACTGTCTGCTCCCACAGCACCATCGCCATGGCAACCCAACACAACCCAAGAGCTAAAGCCTTACACTGAACCAGTTAGGATCTCAGCCAATACACAGGAACCACTAAGAACCAGCTGACTCTCAACTCCCACCTGTCAATGTGCCACAGAAGCAACTCATCCCCACCACACCCCCACAACCGGCATTTAAGACAGCATGCACCCccgggaaaaaaaatccaaaagctTAAATCCGCCCATCCCAAGCTTCTAAAAACCCATAAATTGGGTCAGCTCTGCTGACAAAAAAACAGGGCAGCTCATCTCTCCACAAAAGAGCCCATTCCTACCCTTCACCCCAGCCAAAACCTAGCTGCGCGGCTCCAGATACAACAGTTCAACACCCGCGTTTAAGACGTACTTGCTGTGGGGGGTCACGTTCTGCAGCATCCTAGCAGTCCGGGATTCTGCACCGTCCTTAGCCGCAGCAAGTCCAGATGGCCTCGGGTCCCCTCTGCCCCAGTCCGACCGTGTCCTGCATAACCCAGGAGGGGGGGCCGGCTGTTCTCGGCCCCCCCGGGGAGCTCCTCCCGACCCCGGACGGCCTGGCACCAATGCACTGCCCTCTCTGCAGCACCTGGAGGAGGCCTTAGCGCCACGGCGCGCAGCTCAGGCGGCGGCCGGTTGGAAAATGGCGGCGGCCCAAAGTCGAGGCGAACGAGTTAGGGATCTGAGAGGGAGGTTCTTCGGGCCCAGCAACAGAGCCCAGATTTCTAACACTGCCAATTAAATACGACCTGATGCTGCGTGTCCCGGTTTCTAACTTTCTGCTACGGATGGCTGAAGTGTCTAGAAGCCGATTCTGGAATCGGATGGCAGCGGATGGGCACGGAATTAGAGCGCCGACGCCTCCATCTTTGATCTCttaagggaagaggagggggcgGGAAGGCGCCGCAGAAAGGCTCGGCGTATTGGGCGGGGCCCAAGAGAGGGTAGCTCGAAAGGTTTCTATGGGGTCTGCAGTACTCGCCAAAGTTGGTC
The Sminthopsis crassicaudata isolate SCR6 chromosome 4, ASM4859323v1, whole genome shotgun sequence genome window above contains:
- the BRD2 gene encoding bromodomain-containing protein 2 isoform X3 — translated: MDMGTIKRRLENNYYWLASECMQDFNTMFTNCYIYNKPTDDIVLMAQTLEKIFLQKVALMPSEEQELVVTIPKNSHKKGAKLAALQSSLTNAHQVPAVSSLSHTPLYAPSPEIPTTVLNIPHGSVISSPLLKSLHSAGTPLLAVSAAPTAQPLTKKKGVKRKADTTTPTPTAILAPGSPASPPGGGPEPKAARLPPTRRESGRPIKPPRKDLPDSQQQHQSSKKGKLSEQLKHCNGILKELLSKKHAAYAWPFYKPVDASALGLHDYHDIIKHPMDLSTVKRKMENRDYRDAQEFAADVRLMFSNCYKYNPPDHDVVAMARKLQDVFEFRYAKMPDEPLEPGPLPASTVLPPGLAKSSSESSSEESSSESSSEEEEEEEEEEEEETESSDSEEERANRLAELQEQLRAVHEQLAALSQGPISKPKRKREKKEKKKKRKAEKHRGRLDEGDKSPRLPRPPPPKKSSKKAGGGGSSGPGAAGPPSFGLPGSGTTRPPKKAMKTAPPPTTAAYDSEEEEESRPMSYDEKRQLSLDINKLPGEKLGRVVHIIQAREPSLRDSNPEEIEIDFETLKPSTLRELERYVLSCLRKKPRKPYTIKKPVGKTKEELTLEKKRELEKRLQDVSGQLNSTKKPPKKASEKVESAQQVAVSRLSASSSSSDSSSSSSSSSSSDTSDSDSG
- the BRD2 gene encoding bromodomain-containing protein 2 isoform X2, whose amino-acid sequence is MASVPALHLPPANPPPPEVSNPKKPGRVTNQLQYLHKVVMKALWKHQFAWPFRQPVDAVKLGLPDYHKIIKQPMDMGTIKRRLENNYYWLASECMQDFNTMFTNCYIYNKPTDDIVLMAQTLEKIFLQKVALMPSEEQELVVTIPKNSHKKGAKLAALQSSLTNAHQVPAVSSLSHTPLYAPSPEIPTTVLNIPHGSVISSPLLKSLHSAGTPLLAVSAAPTAQPLTKKKGVKRKADTTTPTPTAILAPGSPASPPGGGPEPKAARLPPTRRESGRPIKPPRKDLPDSQQQHQSSKKGKLSEQLKHCNGILKELLSKKHAAYAWPFYKPVDASALGLHDYHDIIKHPMDLSTVKRKMENRDYRDAQEFAADVRLMFSNCYKYNPPDHDVVAMARKLQDVFEFRYAKMPDEPLEPGPLPASTVLPPGLAKSSSESSSEESSSESSSEEEEEEEEEEEEETESSDSEEERANRLAELQEQLRAVHEQLAALSQGPISKPKRKREKKEKKKKRKAEKHRGRLDEGDKSPRLPRPPPPKKSSKKAGGGGSSGPGAAGPPSFGLPGSGTTRPPKKAMKTAPPPTTAAYDSEEEEESRPMSYDEKRQLSLDINKLPGEKLGRVVHIIQAREPSLRDSNPEEIEIDFETLKPSTLRELERYVLSCLRKKPRKPYTIKKPVGKTKEELTLEKKRELEKRLQDVSGQLNSTKKPPKKASEKVESAQQVAVSRLSASSSSSDSSSSSSSSSSSDTSDSDSG
- the BRD2 gene encoding bromodomain-containing protein 2 isoform X1, which translates into the protein MLQNVTPHSKLPGEGNAGLLGLGPEAAAPGKRIRKPSLLYEGFESPTMASVPALHLPPANPPPPEVSNPKKPGRVTNQLQYLHKVVMKALWKHQFAWPFRQPVDAVKLGLPDYHKIIKQPMDMGTIKRRLENNYYWLASECMQDFNTMFTNCYIYNKPTDDIVLMAQTLEKIFLQKVALMPSEEQELVVTIPKNSHKKGAKLAALQSSLTNAHQVPAVSSLSHTPLYAPSPEIPTTVLNIPHGSVISSPLLKSLHSAGTPLLAVSAAPTAQPLTKKKGVKRKADTTTPTPTAILAPGSPASPPGGGPEPKAARLPPTRRESGRPIKPPRKDLPDSQQQHQSSKKGKLSEQLKHCNGILKELLSKKHAAYAWPFYKPVDASALGLHDYHDIIKHPMDLSTVKRKMENRDYRDAQEFAADVRLMFSNCYKYNPPDHDVVAMARKLQDVFEFRYAKMPDEPLEPGPLPASTVLPPGLAKSSSESSSEESSSESSSEEEEEEEEEEEEETESSDSEEERANRLAELQEQLRAVHEQLAALSQGPISKPKRKREKKEKKKKRKAEKHRGRLDEGDKSPRLPRPPPPKKSSKKAGGGGSSGPGAAGPPSFGLPGSGTTRPPKKAMKTAPPPTTAAYDSEEEEESRPMSYDEKRQLSLDINKLPGEKLGRVVHIIQAREPSLRDSNPEEIEIDFETLKPSTLRELERYVLSCLRKKPRKPYTIKKPVGKTKEELTLEKKRELEKRLQDVSGQLNSTKKPPKKASEKVESAQQVAVSRLSASSSSSDSSSSSSSSSSSDTSDSDSG